A single region of the Eleginops maclovinus isolate JMC-PN-2008 ecotype Puerto Natales chromosome 16, JC_Emac_rtc_rv5, whole genome shotgun sequence genome encodes:
- the gng13b gene encoding guanine nucleotide-binding protein G(I)/G(S)/G(O) subunit gamma-13b isoform X1: MDQTNHPDVERASHRAADMDEWDVPQMKKEVESLKYQLAFKREKSSKTVTDLVKWIEDGVPEDPFLNPELMKNNPWVEKGKCVLL, encoded by the exons ATGGATCAAACCAATCATCCTGAT GTAGAACGAGCTTCACATCGAGCTGCAGACATGGATGAGTGGGACGTTCCTCAGATGAAGAAGGAGGTGGAGAGCCTCAAGTACCAGCTGGCCTTCAAACGGGAGAAATCCTCCAAAACAGTGACCGA TTTGGTGAAGTGGATAGAGGACGGCGTCCCCGAGGACCCCTTCCTGAACCCGGAGCTGATGAAGAACAACCCGTGGGTGGAGAAGGGGAAGTGCGTGCTTCTCTAG
- the gng13b gene encoding guanine nucleotide-binding protein G(I)/G(S)/G(O) subunit gamma-13b isoform X2 produces MDEWDVPQMKKEVESLKYQLAFKREKSSKTVTDLVKWIEDGVPEDPFLNPELMKNNPWVEKGKCVLL; encoded by the exons ATGGATGAGTGGGACGTTCCTCAGATGAAGAAGGAGGTGGAGAGCCTCAAGTACCAGCTGGCCTTCAAACGGGAGAAATCCTCCAAAACAGTGACCGA TTTGGTGAAGTGGATAGAGGACGGCGTCCCCGAGGACCCCTTCCTGAACCCGGAGCTGATGAAGAACAACCCGTGGGTGGAGAAGGGGAAGTGCGTGCTTCTCTAG